The sequence TCAGGGCAACGAAGCGTATGGAGTAACGATGAGACAGGTTTTTGCTTGGTTTGTTTTGATAACACTGGTGGCGTTCCTCATCACCGGGGCGCTGCTCATGCATCCGTTTGGCTACCCGCCTTCCGATATGGATGATTATATGATTGCCAATTCTCAGGCGGAAACGGCAAACAACAATGTAGTGGCGGCAGTGCTGTTTGATTACCGAGGTCTGGACACGCTGGGAGAGGCTACGGTGCTCTTCACGGCAGTGACCGGGGTGTTAATGCTCTTCCGGGCTTTGAAAAGGAAGGAGAACAAACTGTAGATGCTGTCTAAAATCGTGCGCACCATATCGAACCAGCTGATACTGTTTATATTGATATTTGGACTGTATATTATCATGCACGGGCATGTCACGCCGGGCGGAGGCTTCCAGGGTGGTGCCGTCGTCGCTTCCGGTGTGGTAATGCTAATCGCGGCGTTTGGCTCCAGCGAGATTAAAAAATCGCTTCGCGAGAGCCATCTCTCTGTGGTGGAAAGCAGCGGCGCACTGATATTTATCGGCATGGCCTTTGCCGGTATGGGCACCATCTTCTTCTACAATTTCCTGGTTGGCACCCCCGTGTTCGGCGGTATTCCTCCCACCGGCCCCAATCCGGGTAACGTATGGACGGGAGGAGTCATTCCGCTGATGAACTTCGGTGTCGGGCTGAAGGTTATGGCTGGACTATCGGCGATTGTTCTCGCCATGGCGCTATTTTCCAGCGGGGAGGAGATGGAAGAATGATGCAGTATATTCCTTTTAATATCCCATTTGTTGCCGCAGCGCTCCTGGTGGGTGTGGCTCTGTTCATTTTTCTGTTCAAGCGGAATCTTATAAAAATCGTGATGGGTGTCGCCATTTTAAGCTCCGGGGTCAACCTGTTTCTGATAGCTCTGGGGTACCGGGCGGGGGGCGTTGCTCCCATCTATACGGCTACACCGGAGGGCGTTATGGTGCTGCCCGTGCCGCAGGCACTGACCCTGACCAACATCGTCATCACGGTTTCCGTGATTGCACTGATGCTGACCATGGTGATGTATATCTACCGCCACATGGGAGATATTGACGCCAAAAAATCGAGATTGCTGAAAGGGTAGAGTTTGGAGTACTTAACCGTACACTCGCCGATACTGATTGTGGCTATACCGCTGCTGGCAGCATTTATCATACCGCTGCTCAGCCGGTTAGGCAGTAAGGTAAGAGATACCTTTAATGTCTCTCTTCTCGGCTTTGTCACGTTCCTGGTTGCCATCCTGGCCATAGATATCTATGCGAACGGTGCTCGCATCTATACCCTGGGCGCTTCGGTACCGGAACTGGCCAGACCGGAAGGGTATATGGTGCCGGTGCGCATCATGTTCCAGGTGGACGGCATCTCCATATTCATGGGCCTGACCATAACGGTGGTCGCGCTGGCAGCGCTGGTCTACTCCCTCCAGTTTGTGAAAAATGAGACCGGGCAGGACCGGTTCTATTCGCTGTTCATGCTTTTGTATGTGGGAATGATTGGCTTGGTATTCACCGGTGACATGTTCAACCTGTTCGTCTTCCTCGAGATACTGTCCATCGCCGGTGCTGGCCTTGCCTCATACCGCGTCAACCTGGCTGATGCCGTAGAGGGCGGTTTCAAGTACATCGTCATTTCTGCGGTCAGTGCTCTGCTGGTGCTCTTTGCCATTGGCATATTATACGGTCAATATAATTTGCTGAGCATCGCCGCGCTGGCAAATACTATGCAATTCAACACCCTGGACATGATTGCCCTCGCCATGCTGGCCATCGCCTTCGTCATGAAGCTGGCAGGTGTTCCCCTGCATATGTGGGCGCCGGATACATACGCCGTGGCGCCGGCTGGTATCACGCCCATGATTTATATGTCCAGCGCCGCCTCCATGTATGCCCTCTACCGGGTTACCTTTACCCTGTATGGCGGCCAATTTGATACCATGCCAATAGGCTGGGTGGTCATCATCCTGGGCGTGCTCAGCATGTTTATCGGCGTCATGATGGCGATTTATCAGACGGATATCAAGCGCCTCATGGCCTACCACGCCATCTCGCAGAGCGGTTACATGCTGCTCGGCGTGGGCGTGGGGCTGGCAGTGCTCACCGACCCCGTAGCGCTGGCCAACTACGGAAGGGATGCCATGAACGGTGGCATATTCCACATCATAAACAATGCCCTCTATAAGGGTATGCTCTTCCTCACCGCGGAAGCCATCTTCTTTCGCATCGGGACCAGGGATTTGAACAAGATGGGCGGCCTGGCCCATAACATGAAATGGACGACGATTTTCTTCATCATCGGGGCGCTCGCCATTTCCGGGATTCCACCGTTCAACGGGTTTGCCTCGAAGCTGCTTATCTATGAATCGGTATTCCGGTTCAATCCGTTGCTTTCCATCATTGCCATGTTTGTATCGCTGGTGACACTGGCTTCCTTCACCAAGGTATTTTATTCCGCCTTCACCGGGCCGGAAATGCCCGCCTACCGCGAGGTTCGGGAAGTCCCCAAGTCGATGATTATCGGCATGGGCATAATGGTGGCCTGCATCATCTTCTTCAGCATCTTTCCCGGTCTGGTGGTGGATACCATCGTTGCGCCGGCGACGGACGCCCTGATTGACCAGGCGTCATACATTAACGGTGTTATGGGGGCTGCGCCCTAGAGGTAATTAATAAAGGGAAAGGTAAATAGAGGTCAGGAGATAGGGAGTTGTCAGTTTTAATGTACGGATATGCGGTCTGGAGCCCAATCGTCTGGCTGGTGGCGCTGCTGGTTCTGGCAGCCATTGCGCTCTATGTGAGAAGTCGCGGTCAGAAACGGTACAAGAAAGGGACGGCGCAGACCGATGTCTTTCTCTCCGGCATCCAGGTTCCACCAGCCGAACAGCGCCACATTCCGGCGCATAACATATACTGGGGCTTTTTCGAGGCGCTGAAAGGATTTTACAGCACCATGATGCGACCACATACCGGGATTATCAATGACTATATGCTGTGGCTGGTAGCCATAATAGCGCTCACCGTTCTGATACTGGTCTTGACAAGTTAGAATGGAGAATATATTTCAGGAAGGACGATGAATTTAAAGGCATTTAACCGAGCACTCTGGGTATACCACCTCAACACCGGTTCCTGTAACGGCTGTGATATTGAGATTCTGGCCGTGCTGACGCCACGCTACGATGTCGAGCGTTTCGGCATCATGCTGGTGGGCTCGCCGCGCCACGCCGATGTCCTGCTCGCTACCGGGCCGGTGGGGCGCAGCATGGAGGATAGCGTGCGACGTGTTTACGAGCAGACCCCCGACCCTAAAGTGGTTATGGCGATAGGCAATTGCGGTATTGAAGGCGATGTCTTTCATGAAGCTTACAGTCTGGTTGGGCCAATAGACCAGATAATACCGGTGGACGTTTACGTTCCCGGCTGCCCTCCCCGGCCGGAGGCGATTATCGAAGGGGTGGTAAAGGCCTGGGCCAAGCTGGAAACGCTGGCTAGGCAGGAGGTTTCATAGTTGGAGAGGCTCACTCCTCAGGAAATCGTTGATAGCTTCAAGAAAGCGCTGGGCGACGATTTTATTGACGGCACAATCTACGAACGCGAGGTCGCCGTCAAGAAGAACCGTTTCCGCAGCATCTGGATACATGTCAGGAAGAAGGCATTCCGGAATGCGGTGGAGCATATCTGCCGCATTCAGCAATATCCTCATTTCGCCATTATCTCATCGAGCGACCTGGGAAATGACGTGGAGCTGATATACCACTTCACCATATACTACGGCAATCATCTGGAGGAACTAAGCCTGGGGCTTCGGGTTACCCTGCCCAAGAAAGACCTGACGATACCAACCATAACCGACCTTATCCCCGGCGCCATCTTCACCGAGCGCGAGACGCAGGAGATGATGGGGGTAGAGGTTATCGACATACCGGACGGAAGGAGATTATTCCTTGTTGGTGACCTTCCTGAAGGTATATACCCGTGGAGAAAAGATGAGAAGAAACTGGAGGAATACCTCCGGGTGCTGCCGGGAAGAAAGCCAAAGGGGAAAGATAAGGGGAAAGATAAGGAAGGGTAGTAGCTAATATGGCAGTCAATGAGACGGAAAAAACGACCTATACCATACCGATAGGGCCAATTCACCCGGCGCTCAAGGAGCCGGTACAGCTCGACCTTGAGATAGACGGTGAGCAGGTAGTCGACGTTGATATTCACCTGGGGCAGGTTCACCGCAGCATTGAATGGCTGGGGATGAACCGCAACAACCCCATCCAGACGCTGTACCTTGCCGAGAGGATATGCGGCATTTGTAACGTCTGCCATCCATACTGTCTGGCTCTGGCCGTGGAGCAGGCGGCGGACATCGCGGTGCCGGACCGTGCCGAGTATATCAGGGTCATCGCCGCCGAGATGGAGAGAATCCACTCCCACATTCTGTGGGCGGGGGTAGCCGCCCATGAGATAGGCTTTGACACCGTCTTTTATCTGACCTGGAGAGTCCGTGAAGAAATCATGGACGTGATTGAGTATGTCTTCGGCAACCGGATAACCAAGGCAATTTTCCAGTTCGGAGGCGTCAGAAGGGATATTACCGCGGAGCAATTGCCGCGGATACGTCAGGGTCTGGACTACTACAAGAGCATTTTCGAGCAGCTGAGGCGGATTTTCCTCGAGGACGAAACGGTAAAGATGAGGACCAGGAACGTCGGCATACTGAGCGCGGAGGATGCTTTGAAGCTGATTACAGTGGGTCCGACGGTGAGAGCCAGCGGTGTGCCGAAGGATGTAAGGCAGGACCAGCCGTATTCGGCCTATGCTGATATGAACGTCAAGGCGATTACACCCGATATCGTCACCGGTACCGTGGTTGGCGATGTCTATGACCGCATCATCGTCCGTCTGCTCGAGGTAGCGCAGTCGATTGAAATCATCGAAGAGTGCATTGCCAATATGCCGGAAGGCCCCATAATCACGGAGCCGAAGATAACGAGGCTGCAGCGTATGCTTACCGATGCCGCCGGCGAGGGTGTGGGGCGCGTTGAAGCGCCGCGCGGCGAGGACATCCACTATGTACGCCTGGAGTCAGGAGAGAGCACCCTCTCCACATGGAAAGTCAGGGCGCCGACCTATGTCAACCTGATGGCCGTGCCCACCATGCTCAAGGGCATGCAGATTGCAGATGTACCCATCGCGTTTGCTTCTATTGACCCGTGTATGTCCTGCACCAATCGGATGATTATTACCGACCGGGCCACGGGAAAGAAGTCCGTAATGGACTATGAAGAGATGCACCGGCTCTCCGTACAAAAGACGAAAGAGTTGCGAAGATGAATTTATTAGGAGACACCCTGTGGATTAATGCCATAGTCATCATCATTGGCTCCGCCATTGTCGTGGCCATTGGTGCTTTCTTCGGTATGCTGTATCGGGGCGTTGACCGCAAGCTGGTGGCACATATGCAGGGAAGGGTCGGCCCTCCTATAGTACAGCCCTTCCGCGATGTGCAGAAGCTGCTCATGAAAGAGAGCATTATACCGAGGGGCGCCATTCCGTGGCTGTTCACGGCGGCACCTTTCCTCGCCGTCATTTCCACCGGTGTGCTGCTCCTGTATATTCCGCTTTTCGGTCAGCAAGCATTGCTTGGCCGGTACGGCGATGTGATACTGGTGCTGTATCTGCTCATCGTGCCCTCGCTTGCCTTTGTCGCCGGTGGGTTCGCTTCCAGTTCCCCGTATGCTACTGTGGGCGCCCAGCGGGAGATGATAATCATGATGAGCTACGAGCTGCCGCTGGCAGTGGTGGCTCTGACCATCGCCTGGAAAATCAGCCAGGTCACCACCGCGAACCCGTTCCTCCTGACCACCATAACAGCGTATCCGATATGGAGCCTGCTGGGACCGGTGGGCATTGCCGGGGCGGCGTTGATGCTGCTTGCTCTTGGGGTAGTGACCGTCGGAGAGGCAGCCAAGGTTCCGTTTGACATCGCCGAGGCGGAAACGGAAATCGCCGGCGGGATGCTGGTTGAATATTCGGGAAGAAACCTTCTCCTGTTCTACTTGGCGGACGTCATCAAGGCCTTTGCCATGGTAGCGGTGGTGGTGGCGCTGTTCATCCCCTACAACCTGTCGCCCTATATCGGGGTGCAGATGGCGCTGCCGGCGGGCATCATCGATGGGCTGTTCTTCCTGGTCAAGGTCTTCGTTATCATGTTCTTCAGTATCACGCTGATACGTGCCGGTATGGCGCGATTTAAAATCACGCAGGCCAGTGCGGTATACGTTCTTGCCATGACCGCCGTAGCACTTGTCGGCATGTTGCTTATCTGGGTTGACTCCATGTTTTGAGGTATGATATGTGGGAAGCTGCGATTACGATAATTAAACAGCTTTTTTTGAAACCGGCGACCAATCTCTTTCCGGCCAAATATGCGCCGGAGTCGACACTCGACCTGCTCGATAAGGTGGCCAAGCAGGAAGTGGCATTGAATCCGCCGATTGCGGTGCCGCCGCAGTTCCGGGGTAAAATCGCCTACGACCGGGAGAACTGCACCGGCTGTCAGCTATGTGTGAAAGTCTGCCCCACCAGCGCCATCGAGTTTCTGCCTGAAGAGAGAAAGGTCAAGATATTCATCTCCCAGTGCTGCTTCTGTGCCCAGTGCGTTGATGTGTGCCCCGTGCATACGCTGGCCATGACCGAGGAGTTCCTGCTCTCCAGCTATGATAAATTCGCCGACGAACTGATAGTCACCGACAGCGGCGAACTCCCCGGCTCAGTAAAGAGGAAAGCAAAAGGCGCCGAGGCGGAGTCCTCATCGGAAGAAGAATAAACTGGCATCTAAGGCTCGCTTACCCCAGCGCGCTGATTTCGTCCAGGCGGTCGTTCAGTATCAAATCAACCACACGCTCACCGCTTTTTCGCACCGGTCCGGAAAGCCTGTCCCCGGTTTCCGTCCGCTCAGGCTGAATGCCAATAATGTACACCTGTCCACAGAACTCGCTGACGTATGAGACGAATGCCGATAATGGCATACTGTGCGTGGAAAAAGATAAGGTGGCAATTTTTTCCGGCGATAATAACCTTATTGACCCCGGGGATAGCCCCATATCCGCGGCATCAACCAGTATTAACTGTTCCGGCCGATTCCTGCGGATGATTGAAGTGTAGTTCTCTGGCGCGGTGCCGGCGTCTATGGCGGTGATATCCTGTTGGCGGGAAGCCCCTGGACGTTCGGCACCGGCTTTTCCCTGCCGCTTCTCGTTTACTCTTCTGACGACAAATGAGCCAACGGCATCGTCGCCGCCCAGCGGATTACCGATGCCCAGAGTAATTTTATGGCTCACCAGAGTATTCTAGTTATTTGGCCTTCGCTTATCAAGTCGAAACCGATAGCACCGGTTCGTCGCGCGATAGTATGGTTCCTCTGACGCCAACGGTCACATCGTAAAGCGGGATATTTGAGCCGCTGGCCTCGATGGCCTTTTGCGCCATGTACACCAGTCCGGAGCAGCAGGGCACCTCCATGTGCACCACGGTGATGCTGCGGGGTTCCGCCTGATGCAGAATGGCGACCAGTTTATTCAGGTGGGCACCAAAGTCGTCCAGCTTGGGGCAGGCTACCAGCAGGGCGCGATTTTGCAGGAACTCCCGGTGAAAATCAGCGTAGGCAAAGGGAACGCAGTCGGCGGTCAGCAGGATATCAGCCCCCTGCAGAAACGGTGCCGAAGGCGGCACCAGGGTCAACTGCACCGGCCACTGGGTGAGCATTGATGCGATGGGTCCGGTTGCGGCTGATTCCGGCAGCTCCGATGTTTCACGCTGGAACTGCGCGACAGTCGCCGAAGGGCAGCCGCAGGGAAGTTCAGGCTCATGCGCGATAGGATGCAGATGATGGGCCACTGCTTCCTCGTCGAATTCTTCGACTTCTCGCTCTTCAATGATAAGTGCTCCCTGTGGGCACTCTCCCAGGCAGGCACCAAGGCCGTCGCAGTACTGCTCGCGCACCAGTTTTGCCTTACCATCTATTATCTGGAGGGCTCCCTCGGCACAGGAAGGCACGCAGAGGCCGCAGCCATTGCACTTCTCTTCATCAATCTTGATTATTTTCTTAAGCTGTCTGGTAGTCATGTTCACTTCTCCTTTGCTGTTTGCTCTTCACCTTTGAGTTGTTTCCATCTCTCCTCACCGAGGCACTCGCGGGCGGCAGCGCACCAGTCAATGCAGGACGGAGTTTTCTCCTTGTACACATACTGTCCGCATTTCTGACATTTCACCCGCATTTCATCAGAGAAAATCTCCACCTCGGCGCCGCAGTTCGAGCACTTGTGGAGAGAAACCCTCAGTTTTCGCATATCCTGGCCGGGACACCGTATCATAAAAACCACCCCCAGTGTTTGATGGAATCATTTATTTCTACTACCATGATACCTTCGTTTTATGCTGCCGACTATGATTTACATCACATAAGCGCCAGAACAGTGCCATTTTTGCCGTGGAATTGATATAACGGGATATGAATTTGTTGCTTATACGGTTGGCGGGCCTTCGGCAAGCAGCCTGAGTTTAGGCTCATCAACGATGACGAGCTGACCTCGAGAGGTACGGATGATACCCCTCTCGCGCAGCCCGCTGGTCAGGCGGATAGCCGTCTCCGTGGTCATACCGGCCATATCGGCTAACTCCTGTCGTGTAAAGGGCAAAGTGTTGCCCATTCTGGAGGCCAGCATCAGCAGAATGCGGGCCAACCTCTGCTGAACTCTCTCCCCGGCAAGGTCCTTGAGCCGACCCTGCGCATCGCGGAGGCGACCGCCAAGAATGTTGATAATACGCAGTGCCACCTGCGGGTGGGTGGCGAGAAAATCAAGAAAATTCTGCCTTTTGATGCCCAGCACCTTGCTGGCCGAAATCACTTGAGCGGAAGCCGGATAGGGCTTACCTTCAAAAACGGCTACCTCGCCGAACATTTCGCCGGGACCAAAGAAGGCGATGATGAATTCTTTGCCCGAGGACGAGTGCTTGACCACTTTGATTCTTCCCCTGGCGATTACGTAGAAGTAATCAGGTTCATCGTCCTCCCAGAAGATGAATTCATCAGGCTGGAAGCTGCGCTCAACCGCCAGGTCGACCAGTTCGGAAAGCTCTTCCTCGTTCAGGCTGGAGAAAATCAGCGACTTCTTTAGAATCTGGGATTTTTCGGTCGGTAACAAAGCCCACCCCCTCAATTGTGCCAGCGCTTGTAACTATCTGGCTACAGCACTTCCACCGGCAATTTCCTGGTTCAGATACCATTGACGGACCGCATCAACGATTTCTTCGGCATCGTCGTAAACACGGAGCAGGTGCAGGTCTTCTTTGGAAATGTAATTATTATCCAGCGTGCAGTCCCGCAGCCAATCGAGAAAGCCGTTCCAGTAGCCGCTGCCGTATAGGAGCACGGGGAAAGGCTTTATCTTGTGAGTTTGCATCAGCGTCAGCACCTCGGTTAGCTCATCGAGTGTCCCGAGGCCGCCGGGCATGATGATGAAAGCGGTGGCGTATTTCACCAGCAGCACCTTGCGGACAAAGAAATGGCGCAGTGAAAGAGAGATATTGGAGTAAGTATTGGGCATCTGTTCCTCAGGCAGCTCGATGTTCACGCCCACGGATTTCACACCAGCTTCGGAAGCACCCTTGTTGGCTGCCTCCATAATGCCGGGTCCGCCGCCGGTGATTACGGCGAATCCCGCCTCGCCAAGTCGGCGGGCGATTTCTTCCGTTTTCTTGTACAATTCATCACCCGGTTTCACTCTGGCCGAACCGTAAATGGATACGGCCGGTTCTACTCCCGAGAGCCGGTCAAATCCCTCCACCAGCTCACCGATGATGCGGAACATACGCCAGGATTCCTCTTTGGCCAGTTCATTGATTTCATATTCCTGTGGCATGGTTGTCTCCCTGTCCCGATAATTAAAGATTATACAGTACTTTCAGTATCAAAAGTGGATACCAGAAAACGGGAAATTTTACGATGGATTAATGGATACCAGAGCCAGAAGGTGGTGTGCGTTCCCGGGAACCAGCTTATGGCTGGTTTGCCGGAGGCCTCCCAGAGGTCAAGCGTGGCCTCTCTTGGAATGTATTCGTCCCAGAGGGCGTTGAGCAACAGTACAGGGCGTTCCTGCAGGCAGTGACCGAAGGTCATCGGGTCAATAAGAAAGCTCCGGTCGGGGGGTGTTACGTTCTCGAAACCTTTCTCAGCGACCTCACCCAGATATTGCCTGTAAACCTGCTGGTTGCGGTTGTACTCTTCCTCAGTTACTTTGTAACCTTTCCTCATGGAGCGCTTCCGGCTGAAACGCCCTATCTTCTGTGAATTCCCGCCGGCGATGAGAAAAACCCCCGCCTTGATTCGGTCGTCTATGCCCATGGTAATCGCGGAGATGAAGCCGCCGAAACTTGTGCCGATTATCCCCACCTTCTCCGTGTCTATCTCGGTACGGCCTTTGGCCCAGTCAATTGCCTGTCGTACGTCGGTTACAGAAATGACATAGTTTTCAAACCACTCGTCGGGGGTGAGAGAAGGGTAGCGGCGTTTTACCTCATCCGGCATGCGCCGGGAATGAAACACCGAGTAAAGGACGAAGCAGGCCATGCCTTTCTTGACCAGCGACCGGGCCAGTAGCCTGCAGGGGACGAGGAGCTGGTCGCCGACGCCGTGGAACAGGATGACCAGCGGGGCACCGATGGCATTCAGCGGCCGGAAATACTCAGCCAGGACAGTTTTGTTCTTTTCATGACGCGTCGGGCAGGCGGTGGGGTAATGAACCGCATAGCTCGCCCACTCCCGGTGCGTCTGCTTCAATTGCATATGGGCGTGCAGCCCGTCGCTCGAATAATGGAATGGGTTCATAGCCTGTTACACTTTGTCCAGGATGCTCAGGTTGGGATTCTCCAGCATGGCAGCGGCTCTTCTGGCCGTCTTGGCCACAATCT comes from Chloroflexota bacterium and encodes:
- a CDS encoding sodium:proton antiporter, which encodes MLSKIVRTISNQLILFILIFGLYIIMHGHVTPGGGFQGGAVVASGVVMLIAAFGSSEIKKSLRESHLSVVESSGALIFIGMAFAGMGTIFFYNFLVGTPVFGGIPPTGPNPGNVWTGGVIPLMNFGVGLKVMAGLSAIVLAMALFSSGEEMEE
- a CDS encoding cation:proton antiporter subunit C, whose amino-acid sequence is MQYIPFNIPFVAAALLVGVALFIFLFKRNLIKIVMGVAILSSGVNLFLIALGYRAGGVAPIYTATPEGVMVLPVPQALTLTNIVITVSVIALMLTMVMYIYRHMGDIDAKKSRLLKG
- a CDS encoding NADH:ubiquinone oxidoreductase — protein: MEYLTVHSPILIVAIPLLAAFIIPLLSRLGSKVRDTFNVSLLGFVTFLVAILAIDIYANGARIYTLGASVPELARPEGYMVPVRIMFQVDGISIFMGLTITVVALAALVYSLQFVKNETGQDRFYSLFMLLYVGMIGLVFTGDMFNLFVFLEILSIAGAGLASYRVNLADAVEGGFKYIVISAVSALLVLFAIGILYGQYNLLSIAALANTMQFNTLDMIALAMLAIAFVMKLAGVPLHMWAPDTYAVAPAGITPMIYMSSAASMYALYRVTFTLYGGQFDTMPIGWVVIILGVLSMFIGVMMAIYQTDIKRLMAYHAISQSGYMLLGVGVGLAVLTDPVALANYGRDAMNGGIFHIINNALYKGMLFLTAEAIFFRIGTRDLNKMGGLAHNMKWTTIFFIIGALAISGIPPFNGFASKLLIYESVFRFNPLLSIIAMFVSLVTLASFTKVFYSAFTGPEMPAYREVREVPKSMIIGMGIMVACIIFFSIFPGLVVDTIVAPATDALIDQASYINGVMGAAP
- a CDS encoding hydrogenase, yielding MSVLMYGYAVWSPIVWLVALLVLAAIALYVRSRGQKRYKKGTAQTDVFLSGIQVPPAEQRHIPAHNIYWGFFEALKGFYSTMMRPHTGIINDYMLWLVAIIALTVLILVLTS
- a CDS encoding NADH-quinone oxidoreductase subunit B family protein, whose protein sequence is MNLKAFNRALWVYHLNTGSCNGCDIEILAVLTPRYDVERFGIMLVGSPRHADVLLATGPVGRSMEDSVRRVYEQTPDPKVVMAIGNCGIEGDVFHEAYSLVGPIDQIIPVDVYVPGCPPRPEAIIEGVVKAWAKLETLARQEVS
- a CDS encoding NADH-quinone oxidoreductase subunit C, which encodes MERLTPQEIVDSFKKALGDDFIDGTIYEREVAVKKNRFRSIWIHVRKKAFRNAVEHICRIQQYPHFAIISSSDLGNDVELIYHFTIYYGNHLEELSLGLRVTLPKKDLTIPTITDLIPGAIFTERETQEMMGVEVIDIPDGRRLFLVGDLPEGIYPWRKDEKKLEEYLRVLPGRKPKGKDKGKDKEG
- a CDS encoding nickel-dependent hydrogenase large subunit; translated protein: MAVNETEKTTYTIPIGPIHPALKEPVQLDLEIDGEQVVDVDIHLGQVHRSIEWLGMNRNNPIQTLYLAERICGICNVCHPYCLALAVEQAADIAVPDRAEYIRVIAAEMERIHSHILWAGVAAHEIGFDTVFYLTWRVREEIMDVIEYVFGNRITKAIFQFGGVRRDITAEQLPRIRQGLDYYKSIFEQLRRIFLEDETVKMRTRNVGILSAEDALKLITVGPTVRASGVPKDVRQDQPYSAYADMNVKAITPDIVTGTVVGDVYDRIIVRLLEVAQSIEIIEECIANMPEGPIITEPKITRLQRMLTDAAGEGVGRVEAPRGEDIHYVRLESGESTLSTWKVRAPTYVNLMAVPTMLKGMQIADVPIAFASIDPCMSCTNRMIITDRATGKKSVMDYEEMHRLSVQKTKELRR
- a CDS encoding NADH-quinone oxidoreductase subunit H, which codes for MNLLGDTLWINAIVIIIGSAIVVAIGAFFGMLYRGVDRKLVAHMQGRVGPPIVQPFRDVQKLLMKESIIPRGAIPWLFTAAPFLAVISTGVLLLYIPLFGQQALLGRYGDVILVLYLLIVPSLAFVAGGFASSSPYATVGAQREMIIMMSYELPLAVVALTIAWKISQVTTANPFLLTTITAYPIWSLLGPVGIAGAALMLLALGVVTVGEAAKVPFDIAEAETEIAGGMLVEYSGRNLLLFYLADVIKAFAMVAVVVALFIPYNLSPYIGVQMALPAGIIDGLFFLVKVFVIMFFSITLIRAGMARFKITQASAVYVLAMTAVALVGMLLIWVDSMF
- a CDS encoding 4Fe-4S dicluster domain-containing protein, producing MWEAAITIIKQLFLKPATNLFPAKYAPESTLDLLDKVAKQEVALNPPIAVPPQFRGKIAYDRENCTGCQLCVKVCPTSAIEFLPEERKVKIFISQCCFCAQCVDVCPVHTLAMTEEFLLSSYDKFADELIVTDSGELPGSVKRKAKGAEAESSSEEE
- the hycI gene encoding hydrogenase maturation peptidase HycI gives rise to the protein MSHKITLGIGNPLGGDDAVGSFVVRRVNEKRQGKAGAERPGASRQQDITAIDAGTAPENYTSIIRRNRPEQLILVDAADMGLSPGSIRLLSPEKIATLSFSTHSMPLSAFVSYVSEFCGQVYIIGIQPERTETGDRLSGPVRKSGERVVDLILNDRLDEISALG
- a CDS encoding 4Fe-4S binding protein → MTTRQLKKIIKIDEEKCNGCGLCVPSCAEGALQIIDGKAKLVREQYCDGLGACLGECPQGALIIEEREVEEFDEEAVAHHLHPIAHEPELPCGCPSATVAQFQRETSELPESAATGPIASMLTQWPVQLTLVPPSAPFLQGADILLTADCVPFAYADFHREFLQNRALLVACPKLDDFGAHLNKLVAILHQAEPRSITVVHMEVPCCSGLVYMAQKAIEASGSNIPLYDVTVGVRGTILSRDEPVLSVST
- a CDS encoding phosphohydrolase, coding for MIRCPGQDMRKLRVSLHKCSNCGAEVEIFSDEMRVKCQKCGQYVYKEKTPSCIDWCAAARECLGEERWKQLKGEEQTAKEK
- a CDS encoding Crp/Fnr family transcriptional regulator; this encodes MLPTEKSQILKKSLIFSSLNEEELSELVDLAVERSFQPDEFIFWEDDEPDYFYVIARGRIKVVKHSSSGKEFIIAFFGPGEMFGEVAVFEGKPYPASAQVISASKVLGIKRQNFLDFLATHPQVALRIINILGGRLRDAQGRLKDLAGERVQQRLARILLMLASRMGNTLPFTRQELADMAGMTTETAIRLTSGLRERGIIRTSRGQLVIVDEPKLRLLAEGPPTV
- a CDS encoding TIGR00730 family Rossman fold protein; the protein is MPQEYEINELAKEESWRMFRIIGELVEGFDRLSGVEPAVSIYGSARVKPGDELYKKTEEIARRLGEAGFAVITGGGPGIMEAANKGASEAGVKSVGVNIELPEEQMPNTYSNISLSLRHFFVRKVLLVKYATAFIIMPGGLGTLDELTEVLTLMQTHKIKPFPVLLYGSGYWNGFLDWLRDCTLDNNYISKEDLHLLRVYDDAEEIVDAVRQWYLNQEIAGGSAVAR
- a CDS encoding alpha/beta hydrolase family protein, producing the protein MNPFHYSSDGLHAHMQLKQTHREWASYAVHYPTACPTRHEKNKTVLAEYFRPLNAIGAPLVILFHGVGDQLLVPCRLLARSLVKKGMACFVLYSVFHSRRMPDEVKRRYPSLTPDEWFENYVISVTDVRQAIDWAKGRTEIDTEKVGIIGTSFGGFISAITMGIDDRIKAGVFLIAGGNSQKIGRFSRKRSMRKGYKVTEEEYNRNQQVYRQYLGEVAEKGFENVTPPDRSFLIDPMTFGHCLQERPVLLLNALWDEYIPREATLDLWEASGKPAISWFPGTHTTFWLWYPLIHRKISRFLVSTFDTESTV